In the Phaeobacter gallaeciensis genome, one interval contains:
- a CDS encoding 2-hydroxyacid dehydrogenase, with product MINVQFAALPARWDTYREPLKRAFAEAGLTVDMRQDHPADQVDYVVYAPNSDLQDFTPYTRCKAVLNLWAGVEKIVGNQTLTMPLCRMVDPGLTAGMVEWVSGHVLRYHLDIDRSIAMQDRWEPVVPPLAFERPVTVLGLGALGSACAQSLARIGFPVTGWSRSAKEIDGITCLHGDDGLKQALSEAEIVILLLPDTPATNNILNADTLAMLPKGARIINPGRGPLIDDAALLEALDSGQVGHATLDVFRVEPLPADDPYWAHPNVTVTPHIAAETRASTASQVIAENIRRGEAGEPFLHLVDRSLGY from the coding sequence ATGATCAACGTTCAGTTCGCCGCCCTGCCCGCCCGCTGGGACACCTACCGCGAGCCGCTGAAACGCGCCTTTGCCGAGGCCGGGCTGACGGTCGATATGCGGCAGGATCATCCCGCCGATCAGGTGGATTACGTGGTCTATGCGCCGAATTCCGACCTGCAGGATTTCACCCCCTATACCCGCTGCAAGGCGGTGCTGAACCTCTGGGCCGGGGTGGAAAAGATCGTCGGCAACCAGACCCTGACCATGCCGCTGTGCCGGATGGTGGATCCGGGGCTGACAGCCGGCATGGTGGAATGGGTCAGCGGCCACGTGCTGCGCTATCATCTGGACATTGACCGCTCCATCGCCATGCAGGACCGGTGGGAGCCGGTGGTACCACCGCTAGCCTTTGAACGCCCAGTGACTGTGCTCGGCCTTGGCGCATTGGGCAGCGCCTGCGCGCAGAGCTTGGCCCGTATCGGATTTCCGGTCACCGGCTGGTCGCGCTCGGCCAAGGAAATCGACGGGATCACCTGCCTGCATGGAGACGACGGGCTGAAACAGGCGCTGTCAGAGGCGGAAATCGTGATCCTGTTACTGCCGGATACACCCGCGACCAACAACATCCTGAACGCCGATACTCTGGCGATGCTGCCCAAGGGCGCGCGGATCATCAATCCGGGCCGCGGTCCGCTGATCGACGACGCCGCCCTGCTGGAAGCGCTGGACAGCGGTCAGGTGGGCCATGCCACGCTGGATGTGTTCCGGGTGGAACCCCTGCCCGCAGACGATCCCTATTGGGCGCATCCCAATGTCACCGTCACGCCCCATATCGCGGCGGAAACCCGGGCTAGCACGGCATCGCAGGTGATCGCGGAAAACATCCGCCGCGGCGAGGCGGGTGAGCCGTTCCTGCATCTGGTAGACCGGTCTCTTGGTTACTGA
- a CDS encoding VOC family protein — protein MSIFHLAYHVDDLEAARAFYGGVLGCNEGRSTDTWVDFNFFGHQISLHLGPVFATANTGKVGEHMVPMPHLGVILPQEEWRALADRLEAEGIDFTIPPTTRFAGEPGEQSTMFFHDPAGNPIEIKGFRDMAGVFAT, from the coding sequence ATGAGCATATTTCACCTTGCCTATCATGTTGACGATCTGGAAGCAGCCCGCGCCTTTTATGGCGGTGTTCTGGGCTGCAACGAGGGGCGCAGCACCGACACCTGGGTCGATTTCAATTTCTTCGGCCATCAGATTTCGCTGCATCTCGGGCCAGTCTTTGCCACCGCCAATACGGGCAAGGTGGGTGAGCACATGGTGCCGATGCCGCATCTGGGTGTGATCCTGCCACAGGAAGAATGGCGCGCTCTGGCCGACCGGCTGGAGGCCGAGGGGATCGACTTCACCATCCCCCCCACCACCCGTTTTGCCGGAGAACCGGGTGAGCAAAGCACGATGTTTTTTCACGATCCCGCAGGCAACCCGATCGAGATCAAAGGCTTCCGGGACATGGCAGGAGTATTTGCCACATGA
- a CDS encoding M3 family metallopeptidase, with protein sequence MTNPLLSHWDTPFEIAPFDQISDEDFAPALDQALAAHNAQIDAIASNRDAPTFDNVIGALETPCQALEQVLSVFYTVAGADSNPKRQELQRAFSPKLAAHSSAITANKALYARIKAVWDQRDELDLTEEQQRVLMLTHRSFVRGGAALEGAEDARMQEIKGRLATLGTEFTQNLLADESNWFMELSEEDLEGLPDFAIAAARAAGKEKGVDGPVVTTSRSIITPFLQFSPRRDLREKAFQAWAARGANGGKTDNREIAAEILALREERAKLLGYENFAAYKLETEMAKTPEAVRGLLMDVWGPAKARADADAVILTDIMQADGINGDLEPWDWRYYSEKRRKIEHDLDEAELKPYLQLDKMIEAAFSCANRLFGLEFAPLDIPLYHPDCRAWEVTRNGEHMAVFIGDYFARGSKRSGAWCSAMRGQAKFPEKQAPVVINVCNFAKGDPALLSYDDARTLFHEFGHALHQMLSDVTYESISGTSVARDFVELPSQLYEHWLEMPEVLSEFATHAETGEPMPKEMLDKVLGAATYDMGFQTVEYVASALVDLAFHDGAAPADPMARQAEVLAEIGMPHAITMRHATPHFAHVFSGDGYSSGYYSYMWSEVMDADAFAAFEEAGGAFDPERAKALEEHILSTGGSKDPAELYTAFRGRLPGVDALLKGRGLAAE encoded by the coding sequence ATGACCAACCCCTTGTTGTCCCACTGGGATACCCCGTTTGAAATCGCGCCATTCGACCAGATTTCCGACGAAGATTTCGCCCCCGCGCTGGATCAGGCCCTTGCGGCCCATAACGCCCAGATCGACGCTATCGCGTCAAATCGCGATGCGCCGACCTTTGACAATGTGATTGGTGCGCTGGAAACACCTTGCCAGGCGCTGGAGCAGGTCCTGTCGGTGTTCTACACGGTGGCAGGCGCCGACAGTAATCCCAAGCGGCAGGAGTTGCAGCGTGCATTCTCACCGAAACTGGCGGCGCATTCTTCGGCCATTACTGCGAACAAGGCGCTTTATGCGCGGATCAAGGCGGTCTGGGATCAGCGCGATGAACTGGACCTGACCGAGGAACAGCAGCGCGTGTTGATGCTGACCCACCGCAGTTTCGTGCGCGGTGGTGCAGCACTGGAAGGGGCGGAGGATGCCCGGATGCAGGAGATCAAGGGACGGCTTGCCACCCTTGGCACCGAATTCACTCAGAACCTGCTGGCGGATGAGAGCAACTGGTTCATGGAGCTCTCTGAAGAGGATCTGGAAGGCCTGCCCGACTTCGCCATCGCGGCTGCCCGGGCTGCGGGCAAGGAAAAGGGCGTGGACGGGCCTGTCGTAACGACCTCGCGCTCCATCATCACGCCGTTCCTGCAATTCTCTCCGCGCCGGGATCTGCGGGAAAAGGCGTTCCAGGCCTGGGCGGCGCGCGGAGCCAATGGCGGCAAGACGGACAACCGGGAGATTGCGGCAGAGATCCTTGCCCTGCGCGAGGAACGAGCCAAGCTCTTGGGGTATGAGAATTTCGCGGCTTACAAGCTGGAAACTGAAATGGCCAAGACGCCCGAAGCCGTGCGGGGCCTGCTAATGGATGTCTGGGGCCCGGCCAAGGCGCGGGCGGATGCGGATGCGGTCATCCTGACCGATATAATGCAGGCCGATGGTATCAACGGTGATCTGGAGCCTTGGGACTGGCGCTATTACTCGGAAAAGCGCCGCAAGATCGAACATGACCTCGATGAGGCCGAGCTGAAGCCCTATCTGCAGCTCGACAAGATGATCGAGGCGGCCTTCTCCTGTGCGAACCGCCTGTTCGGGCTGGAGTTCGCGCCGCTTGATATCCCGCTTTACCACCCCGATTGCCGCGCCTGGGAGGTCACGCGCAACGGTGAGCATATGGCGGTCTTCATCGGCGACTATTTTGCCCGTGGATCGAAACGCTCGGGTGCCTGGTGTTCGGCCATGCGCGGTCAGGCGAAGTTTCCGGAAAAACAGGCGCCTGTCGTGATCAACGTCTGCAACTTTGCCAAGGGCGATCCGGCGCTGTTGTCCTATGATGATGCGCGCACACTGTTCCACGAATTCGGCCACGCGCTGCATCAAATGCTGTCGGATGTCACCTATGAAAGCATCTCGGGCACCTCGGTGGCGCGCGATTTCGTGGAGCTTCCTTCGCAGCTCTATGAACACTGGCTGGAAATGCCCGAGGTGCTGAGCGAGTTTGCTACCCATGCCGAGACTGGCGAGCCGATGCCCAAGGAAATGCTGGACAAGGTTCTGGGCGCTGCGACCTATGACATGGGCTTTCAGACGGTGGAATACGTTGCCTCGGCGCTTGTCGATCTGGCCTTCCACGATGGCGCCGCCCCGGCAGATCCGATGGCGCGTCAGGCCGAGGTTCTGGCCGAAATCGGCATGCCCCATGCCATCACCATGCGCCACGCGACGCCGCATTTCGCGCATGTCTTCTCCGGCGATGGCTACAGTTCCGGTTACTACAGCTACATGTGGTCCGAGGTGATGGACGCTGATGCCTTTGCCGCCTTTGAAGAGGCAGGCGGGGCCTTTGATCCCGAACGCGCCAAGGCGCTGGAGGAGCATATCCTGTCCACTGGCGGTTCCAAGGATCCGGCAGAGCTGTATACCGCCTTCCGCGGGCGTCTGCCCGGGGTGGATGCGCTGCTCAAGGGGCGGGGGCTGGCCGCAGAATAG